Proteins from one Hydrogenivirga caldilitoris genomic window:
- a CDS encoding FAD-dependent oxidoreductase, whose amino-acid sequence MKRYDAVVVGGGGAGLRAAIEIARDPEIKVALVSKVYPTRSHTGAAQGGMNAALGNVVPDDNPEAHAYDTIKGSDFLADQDAVFFMTENAPEIVYELDRWGVPFSRLEDGRIAQRPFGGASFPRTVYAADKTGHVLLHTLYEQALAKDNIDFYNEFFLLDLIHDGDRVKGVSVYDIKNGEVVILQAKAVVLATGGFARIYWFRSTNAIGNTGDGQAVALRKGVPLKDIEFIQFHPTGLAKTGILLSEACRGEGGYLINKLGERFMKKYAPEKMELAPRDMVSRAIEYEIMEGRGIGEGARAYIYLDLRHLGEEKIKERLPQVRQLAIDFEGVDPVKDPVPIRPTAHYCMGGIHITNYRTSETPLKGLYAIGECACVSVHGANRLGGNSLIELLVFGKFCGIAVREFVKSTESLDISDSEQNESKEFIESLFKREGRESLAQVRAHMGEVTWAKMGIFRDEKSLKEAYEELSELMERWESIPVVDKSRVFNTNLIELLELRNMLELARAVAYGALHRKESRGGHSREDYPERDDENFLKHSLIYYEDGKLKVDYIPVRITKYQPAERKY is encoded by the coding sequence CTGAAAAGGTACGATGCAGTCGTTGTTGGTGGAGGCGGAGCTGGACTCCGTGCCGCTATAGAAATAGCAAGAGACCCTGAGATAAAGGTAGCTCTCGTATCCAAGGTGTATCCAACCCGCTCTCACACAGGTGCTGCCCAGGGCGGTATGAACGCAGCGCTCGGAAATGTTGTACCTGACGATAATCCGGAGGCTCACGCTTACGATACCATAAAGGGCTCGGACTTTCTTGCAGACCAGGATGCTGTCTTCTTCATGACCGAGAACGCCCCGGAAATAGTTTACGAGCTGGACAGGTGGGGCGTTCCCTTCTCCAGGCTTGAGGACGGCAGGATAGCTCAAAGGCCTTTCGGTGGAGCCTCTTTTCCAAGAACCGTTTACGCTGCCGACAAAACTGGACACGTCCTGCTTCATACCCTCTACGAGCAGGCTCTCGCCAAGGACAACATAGATTTTTACAATGAGTTCTTCCTCCTGGATTTAATACACGATGGCGACAGGGTAAAAGGCGTTTCCGTATATGACATAAAGAACGGAGAAGTGGTTATTCTTCAAGCTAAAGCTGTAGTCCTGGCAACCGGAGGCTTTGCGAGGATATACTGGTTTAGAAGTACGAACGCTATCGGAAACACGGGAGACGGGCAGGCTGTAGCCCTTAGAAAGGGTGTCCCATTGAAAGACATAGAGTTTATTCAGTTTCACCCTACCGGGCTTGCCAAGACCGGCATACTCCTCTCAGAGGCGTGCAGGGGAGAGGGCGGATACCTTATAAACAAACTCGGCGAGAGGTTCATGAAGAAGTATGCTCCGGAAAAAATGGAGCTTGCCCCCAGGGATATGGTTTCAAGGGCTATAGAGTATGAAATAATGGAGGGAAGAGGAATAGGGGAAGGTGCAAGAGCTTACATATACCTTGACCTCAGACATCTTGGTGAGGAGAAGATAAAGGAGAGACTTCCCCAGGTTAGACAGCTTGCAATAGACTTTGAAGGCGTTGACCCGGTGAAAGACCCTGTCCCAATAAGACCAACAGCCCACTACTGTATGGGGGGTATTCACATAACAAATTACAGAACCTCTGAAACACCCTTGAAGGGACTTTACGCTATAGGCGAGTGTGCCTGCGTATCGGTCCATGGTGCAAACAGACTTGGAGGGAATTCACTTATTGAGTTGCTTGTGTTCGGTAAATTCTGCGGTATAGCGGTCAGGGAGTTTGTTAAGTCCACAGAGAGCTTAGACATATCAGATAGCGAGCAGAATGAGTCTAAAGAGTTTATAGAGAGCCTCTTCAAGAGGGAGGGAAGAGAAAGCCTCGCTCAAGTCAGGGCACATATGGGCGAGGTTACCTGGGCTAAGATGGGGATATTCAGAGATGAGAAGTCCCTAAAAGAAGCCTATGAAGAACTTTCAGAGCTCATGGAAAGATGGGAGAGTATCCCCGTAGTGGATAAATCCAGAGTTTTTAACACGAACCTTATAGAGCTCCTTGAACTCAGGAATATGCTTGAGCTTGCAAGAGCTGTAGCTTACGGAGCACTTCACAGGAAGGAGTCAAGGGGTGGACACAGCAGGGAAGACTATCCGGAAAGGGATGATGAGAACTTCCTCAAGCATTCCCTAATCTATTACGAAGACGGTAAACTCAAGGTAGACTACATACCAGTGAGGATAACCAAGTATCAGCCTGCAGAGAGGAAGTACTAA
- the rfaD gene encoding ADP-glyceromanno-heptose 6-epimerase yields MRVLITGGAGFIGSNIAFALQDEYPDAKVYILDNFSSGHFKNLIGFKGEVITGDIRDKALWDELRKRLSFDVVYHEAAITDTTVTDQKLMMEVNADSFRYILDSALEWNAKVIYASSAGVYGNTPPPMVEDRGLEPENVYGFSKLMMDHIAQDYMERYPELRIVGFRYFNVYGPRESYKGKTASMIYQLAVKMMHKQRPRIFKWGEQKRDFVYIKDVVKANLLALEKELSGIFNIATGVARSFNEIIDILNRELGTNLETEYFDCPYDFYQEHTQADISRARKELGYEPDFSLEEGIRDYLKYIKA; encoded by the coding sequence ATGCGGGTTCTTATAACAGGTGGAGCTGGTTTTATCGGTTCCAATATAGCTTTTGCCCTTCAGGACGAATATCCAGATGCCAAGGTTTATATCCTTGACAACTTCTCCTCTGGACACTTCAAAAATCTCATAGGTTTCAAAGGAGAAGTGATCACGGGAGATATAAGGGATAAGGCGCTGTGGGACGAGCTCAGGAAAAGGTTATCCTTTGACGTCGTATATCATGAGGCTGCGATAACCGATACCACGGTTACTGACCAGAAGCTTATGATGGAGGTGAACGCTGACAGCTTCCGATACATCCTTGACTCAGCCCTTGAGTGGAACGCCAAGGTGATATACGCCTCCTCAGCGGGAGTTTACGGAAACACACCCCCACCTATGGTGGAAGATAGGGGACTTGAACCTGAGAACGTGTACGGATTTTCCAAGCTGATGATGGACCACATAGCCCAGGATTACATGGAACGCTACCCGGAACTCAGGATTGTGGGCTTTAGATACTTCAACGTTTATGGACCCAGAGAGTCCTATAAAGGAAAGACGGCGAGTATGATATACCAGCTTGCTGTTAAAATGATGCATAAGCAGAGACCCAGGATATTCAAGTGGGGAGAGCAAAAGAGGGACTTCGTCTACATAAAGGATGTGGTCAAAGCCAATCTCCTGGCTCTTGAGAAGGAGCTTTCAGGAATATTTAACATAGCCACGGGCGTAGCCCGTAGTTTCAATGAAATAATAGATATCCTGAACAGAGAGCTTGGGACAAACCTTGAGACGGAATACTTTGACTGCCCATACGACTTCTATCAGGAACACACACAGGCGGATATAAGCAGGGCAAGAAAAGAGCTGGGCTACGAGCCTGACTTTAGCCTTGAAGAGGGGATAAGGGACTACTTGAAGTATATAAAGGCTTAG
- the gspC gene encoding type II secretion system protein GspC: MNWILLSLPLIASFSTLIATVALYLTLREAFKEVKIPEPYREEIDITPISRALGKVFPQPTMKEGSILAEETPQSGDVKLLGTAVGIRGLALLRVGGKTLILEEGEEKEGVKLIEVGRSWAIVSVGGRKVNLRVEKARVPSATQEDLNVGTDVNSHDLKISRREIEMVTKDPGIMFREIRLVPYVKGGKTEGFIFEWIKPGSLFYRAGLRKGDVLVSINNMDIKSGEDAFRILQVLRNEPSLRVVVLRNGQRREINVRIE, encoded by the coding sequence ATGAACTGGATTCTCCTTTCCCTCCCTCTTATCGCCTCCTTCTCAACATTGATAGCTACCGTTGCTCTGTACCTAACCCTCAGAGAAGCCTTTAAAGAAGTTAAAATACCTGAACCCTACAGAGAGGAGATAGATATAACCCCGATAAGCAGAGCCTTAGGCAAGGTGTTTCCTCAACCAACTATGAAGGAGGGTAGCATCCTAGCAGAAGAGACACCCCAGTCTGGTGATGTGAAGCTGCTCGGTACGGCTGTAGGCATAAGGGGCTTGGCTCTACTCAGGGTCGGTGGAAAGACCCTTATACTTGAGGAAGGTGAGGAGAAGGAAGGCGTGAAACTCATTGAGGTTGGTAGGAGCTGGGCTATAGTCTCTGTGGGCGGTAGGAAAGTAAACTTAAGAGTTGAGAAGGCAAGGGTTCCCTCAGCTACTCAGGAAGACCTTAACGTTGGTACAGATGTAAATTCCCATGACTTGAAGATTTCCAGGAGGGAGATAGAGATGGTAACGAAAGACCCCGGTATAATGTTCAGGGAGATAAGGCTTGTACCTTACGTTAAAGGTGGAAAAACGGAGGGTTTCATCTTTGAGTGGATAAAACCAGGAAGTCTTTTTTACAGAGCGGGGCTCAGAAAGGGAGACGTTCTCGTCTCCATAAACAACATGGACATAAAGAGCGGGGAGGACGCCTTCAGGATACTTCAGGTGCTTAGGAATGAACCCAGTTTAAGGGTTGTAGTCCTTAGGAACGGACAGAGAAGAGAAATCAACGTCAGGATTGAGTAA
- the rnhC gene encoding ribonuclease HIII, whose product MVALRLPQEEIEKVETSLKESGLKPRKVKNTLWSYEGKGIYFNMYPSGTLLIQGKDAEGWASKVLGVIEYPRFPLAGCDEVGKGDIFGPLVLCCAVIPPENFKKVLLLNPKDSKLLKDEDIMKKAQELRKLVKVKCITLMPERFNELYKKYRNINRLMDDAYKKLIDEVSREFNPGRIVVDRYSSRNPFQSYSRVEFIEKGERDIAVSVASMLAREKYLTKLKELEKDNNIEIPKGAGSHVREFANQLKRKNPTLAQRLIKIYEDVTQS is encoded by the coding sequence ATGGTGGCTCTGAGACTGCCTCAGGAAGAGATAGAGAAGGTTGAGACCTCCCTTAAGGAGTCAGGGTTAAAACCCCGTAAAGTTAAGAACACCTTATGGAGCTACGAGGGGAAAGGTATTTACTTCAATATGTATCCGTCGGGGACGTTGCTGATTCAGGGAAAGGATGCAGAGGGTTGGGCAAGTAAAGTTCTTGGGGTAATAGAATACCCAAGGTTCCCACTTGCGGGTTGTGATGAGGTAGGGAAAGGAGACATCTTTGGTCCCTTAGTCCTCTGCTGTGCAGTTATCCCTCCCGAAAATTTTAAGAAGGTTCTTCTCCTTAACCCAAAGGACTCCAAGCTCCTCAAGGATGAGGATATTATGAAGAAAGCTCAAGAACTTCGCAAGCTTGTTAAGGTGAAGTGTATCACTCTTATGCCTGAGAGGTTCAACGAGCTGTACAAGAAATACAGAAATATAAATAGGCTCATGGACGATGCCTACAAAAAGTTAATAGATGAAGTCTCCAGAGAATTCAACCCTGGCAGGATAGTGGTGGACAGGTACTCTTCAAGGAACCCTTTTCAGAGTTATTCAAGGGTTGAATTTATAGAAAAGGGAGAGAGGGACATTGCAGTAAGCGTTGCCAGCATGTTAGCAAGGGAAAAGTACTTGACGAAGTTAAAGGAGCTTGAAAAAGACAATAACATAGAGATACCTAAGGGAGCAGGTTCCCATGTAAGAGAATTTGCCAATCAGCTAAAGAGAAAGAACCCTACCCTCGCTCAAAGGTTAATAAAAATATATGAAGACGTTACTCAATCCTGA
- a CDS encoding thermonuclease family protein, which yields MLPLMLIPFLLFAQECIIEKVIDGDTLLCSGEKVRLIGIDTPESTMNRRVYKQSEFGSPKEVIALGIKAKRFVMGVVSPGTRVRLEFDIQRRDKYGRLLAYVYLPDGRMLNELILREGYASLLTIPPNVKYTDRFREAFKYARENNKGLWAEAKIRNFPVKRCGDKRYCSQMNSCDEAIFYFRVCGLKRLDGDGDGDGIPCEKLCKP from the coding sequence ATGCTCCCTTTAATGCTAATACCCTTTCTCCTGTTTGCCCAAGAGTGCATTATTGAGAAAGTAATTGACGGTGATACCCTCCTGTGTTCGGGAGAAAAAGTAAGATTGATAGGTATTGATACCCCAGAAAGTACCATGAACAGAAGGGTTTACAAACAGAGTGAATTTGGTTCACCCAAGGAAGTTATAGCTCTTGGAATAAAAGCAAAGCGTTTTGTAATGGGTGTGGTTTCCCCAGGTACAAGGGTAAGACTTGAGTTTGACATACAAAGGAGAGATAAGTATGGCAGGCTTCTGGCTTACGTTTATCTGCCCGATGGCAGGATGTTGAACGAGCTTATACTCAGGGAAGGGTACGCCAGCCTACTGACCATACCTCCCAACGTAAAGTACACCGACAGATTCAGGGAAGCATTCAAGTATGCCAGAGAAAACAATAAAGGTTTATGGGCTGAGGCTAAGATTAGAAATTTTCCTGTAAAGAGATGCGGTGATAAAAGGTACTGCTCTCAAATGAATTCCTGTGATGAAGCTATTTTCTACTTCAGGGTATGTGGTCTAAAGAGGCTTGATGGTGATGGTGATGGAGACGGAATACCCTGTGAGAAACTATGTAAACCGTGA